Sequence from the Qipengyuania gaetbuli genome:
CCGCCATCATCCTGTCGGGCCGCGACGAGGCGCGCCTTGCCGAAGTCGCCGCCAGCCTGCCCACCGAAACGCTCGTCCTCCCCTTCGACGTGCGCGACGAGGCCGCGATGCAGGCCGCAACGGACAAGGCCACCGGCTGGAAGGGCCATGTCGACATCTTCGTCGCCAATGCCGGCATTTCGCAGCGCAGCCCGGCGGTCGACACCGCGATGCAGGTCTACCGCGACATCATCGAGGTCGACCTCACCGCGCAGATCGCCGCGACGCAGGCGCTTCTGCCGCACTTCACGGCGCGCGGCAGCGGGCATTTGATGTTCATCTCCTCCATCGCGGGCAAGGTCGGCGTGCCCATGCGTACGGCCTATTGCGCGGCCAAGCACGGCCTCATCGGCTATGCCGACGCGCTGCGCGGCGAATTGTCGCAGAGCGGTATCGCCGTCCACGTCGTGTGCCCCGGCTCGGTCGCAACCGATGTCAGCCGGAACGCACTGACTGCCGACGGCAGCAAGCGCGGGCGCAGCGACAAGGTCATCGACAACGGCATTCCCCCGCAAGAGGCCGCTCGCCGCATCATCGACGCGGTCGAGGCAGGCGAGCGCGAGATCATCGTAGCCGAGGGCATGGAGCAGGCGATGGGCGAAAGCCGCCGCACGCCCGACGCCATGTTCGACCAGGTCGCGGCCATGGTGGCGGCGGGCTACATGGAAAAGATGCAGGCAGAAGACTGATGGACTGGCCACAGACCCGCGTCACCCTCGCCAACGGCATCGAACTCGACACCGTCGACACCGGCCCGCGCGATGCGCCGGTGCTCATTTTCTTGCACGGCTTTCCGGAAAGCCACCGGACCTGGCGCCACCAGATCGCCCATTTCGAGGACCGCTACCGCTGCATCGCCGCCGACCAGCGCGGCTATCGCGGCTCGTCCAAGCCCGAAGGCGTGGACAGCTACACGCCCGACAAGATCGTGGGCGACGTCTTGCTGCTGGCAGAGGCGCTGGGCGTCGACAAATTCACCATCGTCGGCCACGACTGGGGCGGCGCGATCGCCTGGGGCGTGGCGATGGCGGGCCAGATGACCGGCAAGGTCACGCGCGCGGTCGTCGCCAACGCGCCGCACCACGCGGTCTTCCAGAAGCTGCTCTACACCTCCCCCGTCCAGCGCGAGGCGAGCCAGTACATGCGCGGCTTCCGCGATCCGGCGAAGGAGGCGCTGGTGCAGGAGAAAGGCCTCTTCGGCATCCTCGAGGACCAGATCCGCTGGGACGCGCCCGACAAGATGGAACCGGCAGAGCGCATGCGCCTGCTGGAGGACTGGCAGGACCGCGACGCCGCGATCGCCATGCTCAACTGGTACCGCGCCAGCCCGATCGACATCCCGCCGCTCGATGCGCCCTATGAAGTGCCCGAAGGCTGGGCTCCTGCACCCTTCCCGCCGATCACCATCCCGACACTGGTTATCTGGGCGCAGGACGACCTCGCCCTGCCGCCGGAGAATACCGACGAGCTGGACCGGCACGTGTCCGACCTGACACTGGTGAAGGTGCCCGATTGCGGCCACTTCGTGCCGTGGGAAGCGCCCGATGCGGTCAATTCCGCGATGGAGGAATTCTTCGCGCGGACGGCCTAGCCGCCGAGCCACTCCACCCACGCGCCGTGGGGATGCGCATTGGCGAGATGCACTTGGACTTCGCCGCCCGGCAAGTACCGCACCTTGAGTTCGTGCGCGAAGGTCTCGCGGTTGGTTTCGAGGCTGACATGGGCGAAGGGGTGCTCTGCATCCGCACGCGCGCCTGCAGCCTGCATGGCCGCCTCGATCCGCGCCTGTGTCGCGTCGGGAAGGTATTGCCACATGATCGAATGGGCGAGCACGCGGGTGACGCCTGCTTCCTGCTCGCGCGCCAGTTCCTGCTCGACCCAGTCGCCTGCA
This genomic interval carries:
- a CDS encoding SDR family NAD(P)-dependent oxidoreductase, encoding MSFEGKTAWITGASSGIGAVLAKEWAARGAAIILSGRDEARLAEVAASLPTETLVLPFDVRDEAAMQAATDKATGWKGHVDIFVANAGISQRSPAVDTAMQVYRDIIEVDLTAQIAATQALLPHFTARGSGHLMFISSIAGKVGVPMRTAYCAAKHGLIGYADALRGELSQSGIAVHVVCPGSVATDVSRNALTADGSKRGRSDKVIDNGIPPQEAARRIIDAVEAGEREIIVAEGMEQAMGESRRTPDAMFDQVAAMVAAGYMEKMQAED
- a CDS encoding alpha/beta fold hydrolase, encoding MDWPQTRVTLANGIELDTVDTGPRDAPVLIFLHGFPESHRTWRHQIAHFEDRYRCIAADQRGYRGSSKPEGVDSYTPDKIVGDVLLLAEALGVDKFTIVGHDWGGAIAWGVAMAGQMTGKVTRAVVANAPHHAVFQKLLYTSPVQREASQYMRGFRDPAKEALVQEKGLFGILEDQIRWDAPDKMEPAERMRLLEDWQDRDAAIAMLNWYRASPIDIPPLDAPYEVPEGWAPAPFPPITIPTLVIWAQDDLALPPENTDELDRHVSDLTLVKVPDCGHFVPWEAPDAVNSAMEEFFARTA